ATCCATGTTCAGATAGGCTTATTAATCCAACAGAAGTGCATCTTTATGGTTTAGTTTTGTGCACAAAAATCTTcatgttctttaaaatatacaCAATCAATCAGACTTGAAGCTCAGCCAAAGCAGGACTGATTAATGGAATTTTAAAGAACGCACTATTCATACCCCTAAATGGAGTCTCTGTCTCCACACCCAAGAGACAGTTAATAATTACTTACAAAAACTCTTGTGTTACATGAAGTAGAATTATGGTCATACACACAGCTTTTGCTCAGTTGGTCAGCTTGCCATGTATGACAGTCTTGGTGTTTTCAGTTCATATCAAATGGAACCCAGGCTTTCTACGTTATCATGCTGTGCCTTGCTgatctaaaataaatacaaagtaCATATCTAACCTGTAGTGTTTGCAAGTGATATCACTTTATATTAGAAAGTAAATCCACAAATGCACTTGTTTTCATTGATATTTTAACCCATAtaccttctttttcccttttttattattattttatcattaaGTAACAGTGGATTCAACTATGATCTTAGAACATCCCATTTCCAGGAACTCACAGTTTTAACAGATATTGACTCAGAGTAATGGACAAACATGGTACCGTAGCACATGAAGAAATATAGATCTATATAATTCTTGtagtattttcaaataaaaatactggCTTCTTGTTAACATGGAATGGGATACATAGATTCAATTTCCAGTAACATTACTTACTTTCTTCCCTCAGTTTGTTTAATTCCTGTATTATATCACTATACACATAGGATAAAAGCTCCTCCTGGGATTTTGTTCCATCCAAATaatctgaggaagaaaaaaataagtgttcATAAATTCTATGCCAGCTATCTTTAATGGTAATTGGCAAAGTTTTCAGTATTCctatacatgaaaaaaaaccaaccaagaaCAGTAcctccccttttcctcttctccaaaCTTGCTTTACATGTTAAAAAACACAACATAATGGAAACATATTCtagttaataattaatttaaaactttttataGTACAAAAGTCTCCACAAGTGTAACGGTAATTATGTGAGGACAGTGGAGCAATGGAATAATTTGGCAAAAAGGTTTCTGTGCAGTAGATAATTTCAGGTTCCTCAGTTTCAGCCTTTAAGCAAGTTCCAGAAAAGCACTGCAATTCTTATTCTTACTGCACAGCAAGAAGCAGGGTGATGAAGCTGAAGATGAATCAGCCACCCaacctcccttcccttccctctggccCCTGCTCCAGAAGCAGGTAGTCCAAGAGTTGTGTAAGTGTGAACATCACAAAAACCTGAAGCACTGCACCAACAGCTGGCCCAGCTTGGACACTTCTCATGCGAAACTGGTGACTGTAGTGTGGACAGTCAGCACCTAGAGAGTATCTTCAGCTTATTACAAGACTTGAACCAGGATTTCAGTTTCGTTGTGAAGAACTCTGCCAGTGCATCAGCTATCGTCTCAGAAGCTTCCTACTTAGACATACGTGTGTTATCTTAACAAGTGATCTTGTTAAGTGGACTTAAAGATCagaacatttctattttttaactttctaattttcattattaaataacaaaaacaaaattcctATAGGCTCGAAATACAAACCAACAGAAACATCAAAACCTACTAAGTGCGACaaaaacatttgaagaaaattttgatcccatttaaaaaaatcccacaactCAACATAAACTGTACAAGTACCATACTTATGCATTTTATAAGTTTAAAATTAAGGATACCATACCAACTTGCATACTTGCATTCTCTTCCAATTCacttttatatttcaaatacatAGGCCACACATGTCCATCGAAGTACCCTGGTGTATCTGCTGGCTGATAGATTCTGGTGCTACACAAAAATACATATGTGTTCCCATATAAGTTTTGTACTTTTCCCTAGTGTCAGCTGGTTAAATAGCAGCTtttatccaaaataaaaaaaagaaaggctggCTGTATTTTTGTTGGAGCCAGGGAGGCTCCTTTGTTTTAATTCAATCTGTGATAGGAACTTCTGCTGTCTTTTACACATTCAAGATAAGGTaaaagtttgggggttttaattGTAAAAGGTATTACAGATAAATTAAACTGTATTGACACTATTAACAAAAtaaactactttttttctttttattaggTATACAGATTTCTCAAGCTTTAAATGACTAGTTGTTTAGTCTCTTTAGACTCCTCCATTCTGGACACTAAAGTCTTAGGTGAGTCTAGTGAAAAACTGAGAAAGTGCTATCAACCAAGCCAGTTGAATAGAGGATTCCTTCACTCAGCCAGCAGATTCTGACTTTGTGCACATATATTATTCCAAGCACACAGTATTGCTCCAAATTTAGAGGCAAGTCAGACACTGGCTCAATAATCTAGTTTAGATCCACAGTAAAATTAATGGACAGCTTAAGCAAAACCATACACTAAACCCGCACATAGCATCGTTGCTCTAAGAAAAATCATCAATTAATTGTATTTAACCAAGAATAGGAGGgcttagtatttttttaaccatttctcattttaaacaTGGTTTTACTCAAATATGCAATcagtaattaaataatttatgagAGCAACAAATTATCTTTTTAGTGTTTGTAAAGCACTTAATACTTTAATAATcacatgctttaaaataaaaactaaaccaaacaaacctcTAACTAACAAACAGAGGACAGATGATCTTAATAGCTTACATTTTGCAAGCACCGAAGAAAAGCTAGTACAAAAGGACCACTTCAGTTCAGGGGGTGCAGTGACTCTTTAAACAATAAATCAATAATCTTacctccttctccttttgcaCTCTTCATAAGGAAGGGTCAAAAAATATCTTCTATTCCATAGTTCATTAAGAGGCCTAAGATAAtaatatatttagtttcttcttccattttagAGTAACTTTTAATTTACCAGGTTACATATTACTGCTTACTCATAATTGTAAAGGAGAAAGCCTTCAACAatcaaaatataaacatttttcagattgTCACATGTATTCTGTGGCTCTTCTGTCACAACACCTGAGCTTGCTGGGCTTTTCATCCAATTGCGAATACTTGCCACCATTTCATCCATATAGAGGGCATCAAGTACTAGATGAAAACAAAGTTAAACATcccttaaaaaacaaagaaggaaaaaaaaaaaagaacccttAAGTACCCCTATGTTAATCAGTAAGAATCAAGTAATCTACATACCAATTTAAATGAAGGGGAACAGGATTACCCCAAAGATTATATCTGTAGTTCTGTCTTTGCTATTGATGATTTCCTGAAATCAAAGCTTGCACCATGACTGGGGTATTTCTGTTGGGTGTAGTCTCTCTGAACTTTATGGCATCGAATATTGCCTGAACTGAATTCACAGCTTTTTACTTCATGACAGAAACTTCAGGGACTGCTCTCTGCTTCcacaaaactgataaaaatttACTAACCCTGAGACTTTCATCCTTCTGTCAATTGTCAGAGGGGGGAGTGGACACtcaatattttttgctttgggCTTTCATAAGGTTTATTACGCAGGCATAGAGAGACTTAAAGGAGCATGGTGTACAAAGCAAATGTACAGCACAATGTAACACCTGTTTTTGTCTGTAGACACACAAGAATATATTGAGGAAGGTAAGGTTGGTAAGGAAGGTAAGGTACTGTAAGGTAGAAATAAGGCAGCTTTTGGGTACCATAacagcaaatacattttaaaacaactttCAAGTGCAGCATTAAACCTGGATATTTTAATGAGAATGTCCATTTACTTTACCCCTCCAGATTCACATTCCATTTATATGATGTGTAGAAGTTGAGCCAAAGACCGCATAGCTAGTAATCATCAGTTTTCAGGTACAACTGAAGGGTCTGACCAGTACTCTCAGCAATACATTTGTGATCACAAAGTATAAACAGAGATTACCTACTAACCAAGCAACTGTTCAGAAGTAAATATGACCTGATACAAAACACTGGCCTAAAGTGGATCTGGATCTAGATGTGTCTAAGAATAAATTGAGCCAGCATTAATCACGAacttaaaaatatgttcttaaTGGGAGATCTGACATGAAATAAAGCTGTCAGGATAGACCCAAGTTTTGACTGACTTGGAAAACCCAATAGTGATATCCCATGAGTTCActagcaaaaatgaaaaaaaggacCATTACCAAGCAATGAGATTAAGCTTATGCCAGTACTGCAAGCCAAGACTTACTGAACAGCACCATTTGATACTAAACCAGATACAAGTgtaaaaacagaggaaaagattcaaaatagaaaaggaaaggcCAAGCACTAGTTTGAGCTATTTACTagttaataaagttttttttaaatatctcagTAAGCTGAATGAAAGAGAAGGATTGCTCTGAAACAACCACTTGTTTACTGCCTTCTTGGAACGGAAGAGGCGAGGGGATGGGGTGGAAGAAGTGTTGAAGCTCAGCACAACAATTTCAATACAATGTTCAAAGGCAATGTATGCGAATTACTGACCATCATATAGCTTAAATCCACGTTCATCTGTTTCTACTTCAGACTCTggctgaagaggaaaaaaatttcattttttcaaggTTGCTTTTATGACCATGTTAAGAGATATATACCCTGATTATAAACATAAGGGTTATACGTTTTTGTATCCAATtagttaaatttattttcaacattAAACTGATGTAAACAACTGTTAAAATGCACCACAAAAGCTTTATTTAATCTAGAACAACAAACACTCCAGTTCATATGACTTTACTTTACAGTTCATTAGAGCTTTACTTGAGAAATAAGAGCTCCTTCACCCTCCTTAACAAACATCCCAAACATCAACACaaggtgtttttctgttttgccttgGGAGACAACCACTTATTGTTGTATGGGTGTAGGCTTAAGACAGTATCATTAAACTCAACAGTACAAAGGATCTTGAAAAATATATCAGTCATACACCCATGTAAGAGTGGCAAAGAAGACAGGAAATTTCTTTTGGCTGAGTATATTCAGTGGTTTGGCTACTTAAATTTCAATTACCCCAGTGCTCATTCTATGATTCTTATGAAATTAACATTACTTTAAGCAGTAccaattttaaaagttcatcAATatgagaactgaaaaaataGTTGAAATCTACTCAAGCCTACTTTTAGCTAGGTTTTTCCATTAAAACTGTTACCTTGAAGAAGTCATCTTGAGAGATTATATCACAGTTGGGAAGCATATTCTTAAGTTTTTCTGCTAGCGTTGTTTTCCCTCCATTTGTTACACTGTTGGAAAACATTGTAAAAAGTTCACCAAGGCAAAAACTAATCTTTTCAACACATGTACAAGCTCACACATACATTTCTATATAGGTATATGCAAAGAAACAATGTAACTTCCCCCAAAATTTAGTCACATAAAATACTCTCTACCTCTAGGAATTTTCTGGCATGTTCCAACAGTTTTCAACAATCAGTACAGTAAATCAAGCAGTGCCAAGAAAGATGCTACAGACCTGCACCTGAGGTCTCCAACAGACACAGAACAATTTCTTGAGAGTTACATGGTATAAAACTATACAATTATACATTGCATATGTAATCCAGTTTCAAAAGAATATGgattcagaaacagaaattatatcACATCATTCTGAGAAGAAAACTAGTCTTAAACTGTAGagtgaatttaattttacataACTTACCCCCCCAGGCCAATAACCAATACTTTCATAGTTTGTTTTCTCCTCCGTTCTTCCTTTTTACTGTCAAAAACAATAACCAGTGAAAATTCTTAATTCAGGAACAAGAAGGCAACCATAGTATTAAGAAATACCAATTAtacagaacatttattttttgtcctgttgtccattatttttctttttgcaaaggTACAGGTCAGAATTGCAGCTGCTCATTCTAATGCTAACAAAAAACCTGCAATATATATACCCTGTCATAAATTCCATTGTACCTTACTTTTGATAGTATTTTAATCATTTGAAAGGAATTCTGGGAGACTTGTTTCTAATGATATTAATATCATACAGCTTCCTAAAGAAAAGCACAATCACTAGCTCAAGCATAAACAATACAAAAAAGAAGCTGTCatggcaaaacaaaaccatttaaaaagaagcaagTGACATGCTGAGgagaaagatgttttaaaatttcatgaaGACAGCAAAGAGTATGTTCAAAAACTCTTTTATGAACCTGGTCTCAGCAATGTAATATCTACTGTGTAATTCACCGCTCCCTTTCTGAGGGCATTAACAGCATAAAAATCccccctctctctgctccacCACAGATTAATCTGGAAGATTAAAACTACTCCAAGGGCAATTTAAGACATCCTAGCTAATTTAGCATTGAGAAGGACTAGGACGCACTTGATTTTCCCCTGAAAAGATCGAAGAGTAAATTCTAAAGGTTAATTCGTCCCCATATCCTTGTTGCTGCCATACCCCACCAATTCTGAGGCTCTGACTGCCTCAGTCAAAACACCTTCAGtagccagagctgccaggagacACAATTATGCCTTGCCCAGCTCTTTGCCTTGAACTTTCTTCTGGAATGGGTGTTTGCAGAGTACATAGTGAACTGTACTAGAAAAATactgcagctgaaaaacagTTCTGCAAAGACACAGGGGAAACAACGTTTGTTTCCAGTTTCACACATCAATTTATAACTATTTAACCACAAGCAAACACCCCTTTTTCACGTGCTCTTTCCTTCTAGGTCACACTTGGGAAGGTTAAGAACTACGACACCTAAGATCCGAAAGGACTGAGCAGGTAAAACTCTCCCTGCCTTCGACAAACAAATACCTGTAGTGTACTTAAAAAAACTGTTACAGGGTGTCAGTACgaaaacaaaaccacactgTTTCTGTGAAAGTAAGCTTCAGACACATGTGGAGCCTGAAATAATAACATCCTCTTGTATTTGGTGCAATGACTGTAAGTTCCACTGTTTCACATGTTTGTGATATGACCTGAGCATGCTTTTTAATGTATGGTTAAGTTAAAAGAACAAGAAGACAAGATGTATCGACTAGTCCAAGCCATCACCCCTGTGAAAACCATTGCTTTGCAAGGATGCTGCTTATCTACAGTAGTCGGCATTTGCGAGCGTCTCAGTTAGTACACATTGGCTTTACAATATAATtagttttataaaatataataagaatattataattttcaaattcagTGATGCAGTGAATGCTTACAGTACTGGCTATCAATGCAAAGAGGGAAGACAGATAATTAGTTCTTAAAACGTGCTGTTACTCAGGCTActtaaaaaataagataaaaaagCTCTTTTCTAAAAATCATCAGTAAGGTTTGTGTTGCAAAGGATTACCCTTTGTTCCACAAAGGATGTTAAGCAACAAACCTGACAAACACATTCACCTTTGGACTTCATGTCATCGTCTATATGCAAGTTAATCCCAGTCTACGACAAAAAATACCACCATTAAAAACCACACCAGCTCTTCTGCCCCACTGAGTAATGTGTAAAAGAGATTCCAAAACCAAACTTGTCACAAATGCTGCAACACAGAAATGCTAAACTACTCCTCCTTGGGTCAGTCTGGATCTTCAAATAGAGCACAAGCCCGTAACAACGCCAGCACACGAGGCTGCCGCCTCATTCTTAAGGGCATACCGCGGCAGAGCTCCCACGAACGGGGACAGCCGAAGGCGCACCGGACCCGGGCCGGGAACCTCTCTCAGGCACGGGCCCACACAGCGGGGCCGGCGGAGCTCCCCGGCCGCGCCTCCACCACcgcagctccccccccccccccccccccccccccccccccccggccgcgcCTCCACCACCGCAGCTTCAACACTTCCGCGCCTCCGGAGCTCGCGCTTCACTCCGACCACGCCGCGAGGCCGCTAGGAGCGCATCCCCccgccagcccccccccccccccccccccccccccccccccccccccccccccccccccccccccccccccccccccccccccccccccccccccccccccccccccccccccccccccccccccccccccccccccccccccccccccccccccccccccccccccccccccccccccccccccccccccccccccccccccccccccccccccccccccccccccccccccccccccccccccccccccccccccccccccccccccccccccccccccccccccccccccccccccccccccccccccccccccccccccccccccccccccccccccccccccccccccccccccccccccccccccccccccccccccccccccccccccccccccccccccccccccccccccccccccccccccccccccccccccccccccccccccccccccccccccccccccccccccccccccccccccccccccccccccccccccccccccccccccccccccccccccccccccccccccccccccccccccccccccccccccccccccccccccccccccccccccccccccccccccccccccccccccccccccccccccccccccccccccccctcgtCCCGGCTCCCGCTGCCGCCGCCGCGCCGTGCCCGGGGACTGCCGGCGCTCGCACCGCTGCCTCTCACCGCGGGCCCGTGCCCGGGCAGCCGATCGCCGTCGCGCCGCTCCCCCGCCCGGCTCCAGCTATGTCCAAGCCGCCCCCTAAACCGGCCAAGCCAGGTGAGGGAAGGACAGAGCGGCCCGGCCCGTCCTCCCCGTGCGGGGCGCGACGCAGCCCCGCTGCCTGCTGACACGTGAATGGTCTGGGTTTCGCTATCAAACGCAGTCTGGGCGAGGGTGGGAGCGGGGCACAGCcgcccttcccttcccttccgGACCGCACCCTGCCGCCATGAACCTCCGCGCCGCTCGCTCGCTCGGCGTCGGCAGCGAAGGCTGCCCCGGGAAGCCCCGGCGGCTGCCCTCGGCATCGTGTCCGGGCCAGACGCCGCGCCCGCCCCAGCTCGGGAGAAGGCTGGCGAGTGCCCCCGAGTCGGAGCCGGGGCACGGGCTTGGCAGAGCCCCCTCGCCACGGCCTTCCTGGTCTGCAGCGCGGAGCCGCGGCGCCCAGCGATGGCTCCTGGCGTCGTGGCGTGCCCGGCCGGCCGCGGGGGCTGCTCGCCCGGCCGGAAACGCGCACGAAACCTTTCACCCTTCTCAGAAACAGCGCTGAAATACTCTTGAGTTTTGCCTCGTTGTTGTACGGATTGGCAACACATTAACGCATAAAATTAGTTTTGTAGTCTAGTCGCGTGCAACGTTCCTCATCGTAAAGGATGGAATCCACTGTTTTCCCTTGTAGGGCTCCTAACAGCCAAACTCTAGATGTGCTTTTTGAAATTCAGTGTGCACATCGCCCTTTCTAGTGCGTTTAGTCATCGATGTGTAGGGTTTTGCTCCGGTGTctttttgtcagaaaaatatACTTCAAAGCTGGTtgtctaaaaaaattaatagcaaGCAtagcttttcttaaaaatgcattgaaaagCCATTGGAAGTTGCGCGGTTTTAAGCTGTAGAATAGAAGTGACATTTTTCAGGTAAATATACGTTCTTCTGTCAAAAATTTAACCATTAGCTTTaaggtttggggtgtttttaaaGTAAGGAATTGATTTTAGAAAATGGCTGTTTATCGTGCTTGTGTATCATCTGTCAGTGTAAAAGcttgaattattattatttagaaattaaaaatccactgtgatttaaattaaatagaTAAGACTAGTTGATGTCTCCCATTACAGGATTATCTGACCCCCAAGAACATCCAaatttcagggtgttttttttttttgcacttggAATACTGTTTGAAATGCcgatgtaaaaaaaattatttaatgcttAGCCTAAttgagtattttaaaacaagtttttaatttgaagtCAAGTTAAGTACAGAAACAGTTTAGACCAGTTAAACCATCAGTCTCATCCTGCCTGCAGAAGCAAAATCTGCTAAAGCTCTCTGGCTCTAATTTCATCCTCAGAAGAATTTCTTGTGCCCTGTAGtttgctttaaatgaaaaagacGGTAATTAAAGCATTGCAGTTGTGGCCCTTACTGAAAACAGTCAGTACTGAGGAAATCTGCAGGCTTCTGAAAGGATGTGGTGCTTCACAGCTGAATATGTGTGGGATTTTCCAATGATGTTGATaactcagttttctgtttttcaagaaGATGAGTTAAATTTAAGATTCGTAAGGAGTTAAAGGCTCTAGCCCTACCTTGCTTACAGGAGCTCTCAGACCTACTCAGACATGTTCTGTCTGATACTGTGTCTCTCCCTAGTTTGATGGGGTGCAGTTTGTGGTGTGCTTGATCTGATAAAATGCAGACTCTCATCGAAAGAACTGGTTCCCTACTCCCACCATCCCTTTCCATTCCGTTTAGTTACGTGACAAGCTGTAGTGCTATAACTTTTTTAATGTAAGGTTATCTTTATGTTTATGTAAGGTTGTTTTTATGTCTCGTGAACTTGCTGAGCTGGTTTACCAGCATGAGTGCTTGacacagcaaaaggaaatttGTAGGAGAAGGAAAACGAAGAAAATAAGATTGTCTTGCTAATGACTTTCAGAGCTGATTAAAGGTAATAAGATTAATTTTTCCTAATCCATAACTTTTGAGGAGAGAAGATTTTATGGCATCTGTTGTGTCAGatttttttgaagtaattttctgaaagGGATTGCCCTCTAGCATACTTCAAAATGCCTTTGTAGTTGCACATCTAACATCTGTATGTTAATACAGAATACAGATAATGCACCTTTGATACTGTAATCTAATTTCTCTATAAGCTCTACCAGGAAACAGCAAGCTGGCTTGCATTGCTGATGAATTATTGCAGTTCAGGACAGACAGAAGAGAAACAAGACATTGGTTCCTGTCGTCCATTCCTCTGTCTTTGGGAAAAAAGGGCAGATTggacagagaaggaaggaaatattttggtggTGGGGAAGTGAAAATATATAGTGAAATAAATAccctttttaaaacacaaagtcTTCACTGCTCAACTCAAGGATTTTGGACATTACAGTTGGACAGTGCTGtaaaaatgtggggaaaaggaGATGTGATAGCTGTGGCCACTCATTTTCTTCAGTACATGAGAGCATTTTTTCTGACAGATTGCTTTTCTGTGAATCCTGTTGCATGCACAGCACATAAGGATTTCAGTTACAGAGAGATGGTTTTGGCATCAACATATATTAGACAATTGTGTTTGTGAACACTTGAGCTAATCTTTTAGGTCTATAGTCAGCCCTTGGGTAAGGGGACAAGATTGTTTATAGAGGCTCTAAAAGTCTTTTAACTTATACTGTTTTgggactctttttttttttaagaagggcTTTACTTTTTTCATGTAACTCTGTATTGTTATTGTTTTAAAGCTGTAGTTTTTATTTAGACTCACTATCgaaaataaaagggaatggAGTGGATGTTGAAAATAGCGGAAACATACTTTTCTATCAGCATTATGCAAGAGTAGGGTTTCCCCTCCACCTTTTAAGAAACCTTTGATGTCTCAAACTGCATAATTCTTTGCAGAGTTCATATCATGTGGGATATTAATCCTGTTTATAAAAGTCCTTTGGATTTCATGAGTTTTAATGATTTCTGCTTAGTTGTCTGCTACTTAAGCACTGTCTTCTTGAAGAGTGCTAACTGGTGATGTCTTTTTGATCAGATGGTTATATAGTGTGCAGCAAAAGCTTTTGGGGGGATGAAAGGGGTGTATCaatattttgaagaaacttAGCGTTCATGTTCACAGTAAGGTTTATTGATCCTGGCGTAGAGTTGACGCAGCGTTTATATTTTATGGAGGAAGACCAGCGTTTGTACCAaggaaattagatttttaaattactccAGTtgagagggaggcaggaggaaacATATGGATTTAACATCATGGGTTGCTACCTCAAAGCAGTTTTGTTGACTTTTCTCCCACTAGTAGCCATCAGAGTTAAAAGTAGGATTCTGGGCATGAATACTTTGTTTGAATCACAAACAAGTTCACCTCAATTCTAGAGTaggagctggggcagcattTACAAGAGCAGGGCACTTGCATTGAGTCACATGCCTAAGGCCTTGGCCGTAGGCTTAAATTTGACATAAGTGATGGTAGTTTGGGTTTCTTCTGTGCTGAAAGAAAGGCTTCTGTTAGCTAGGAAGATGTGAGCATGTAAATGTGGGGAGTTACACTGCAATCATCAGGTCTGAGGGGAGAAAAACATCAGAGTAACAAACAATTCCAGCAAGTCTGCTTTCAATATGAATGATAAACTTTCATTTCTGACCTCAAACCCTCTTATTACTGCAAGTTGCTGGGACCTTCAGCAGGCTTCCTGAAAGTGAAGGCATGCTGGTATTCATAAAGATAAAATTGATAAGAAACATAAGATTTCAGCATCGGGCTATGACAGTGACGTTGTGTCCACTTATAGCTTCTatgagaatatttttgcttGTGATTTTCTGTACTGAAATGATGTTTGTGTCTTCCATTCCAGGTACTGATTAGTGCAGTCCTGAATACCCCAGTTCATCATC
This genomic interval from Ficedula albicollis isolate OC2 chromosome Z, FicAlb1.5, whole genome shotgun sequence contains the following:
- the NMRK1 gene encoding nicotinamide riboside kinase 1 isoform X2: MKVLVIGLGGVTNGGKTTLAEKLKNMLPNCDIISQDDFFKPESEVETDERGFKLYDVLDALYMDEMVASIRNWMKSPASSGVVTEEPQNTCDNLKNVYILIVEGFLLYNYEPLNELWNRRYFLTLPYEECKRRRSTRIYQPADTPGYFDGHVWPMYLKYKSELEENASMQVDYLDGTKSQEELLSYVYSDIIQELNKLREENQQGTA
- the NMRK1 gene encoding nicotinamide riboside kinase 1 isoform X1, giving the protein MKVLVIGLGGVTNGGKTTLAEKLKNMLPNCDIISQDDFFKPESEVETDERGFKLYDVLDALYMDEMVASIRNWMKSPASSGVVTEEPQNTCDNLKNVYILIVEGFLLYNYEPLNELWNRRYFLTLPYEECKRRRSTRIYQPADTPGYFDGHVWPMYLKYKSELEENANYLDGTKSQEELLSYVYSDIIQELNKLREENQQGTA